Proteins from a single region of Triticum urartu cultivar G1812 unplaced genomic scaffold, Tu2.1 TuUngrouped_contig_66, whole genome shotgun sequence:
- the LOC125530844 gene encoding uncharacterized protein LOC125530844, translated as MGKRRVERSLPTEKTADAGAVVKRTRSGSHALAPPPSRSPAAVQPPAESGDGRLSADVSAVEPAGRRTRSKSNPRLPPPPTAQKKVSWATPVSDTSKEGSKQRAVPNAKMRTRTQPPRRGEGAAGEASNASVIPPGNFDLERQPRMQPTHSEQQPDGTRGQRYPNKGEVQKEAQRRSKRQEPSGRENLSRALVPAPVRKSTRRKSRPLQWWLGERFLYNNWLPGAIGIKSYSHGEDGKVALRVESFLPKKYSDLVAKVGMY; from the exons ATGGGCAAGCGGAGGGTTGAGAGGTCGCTTCCCACGGAGAAGACGGCGGACGCCGGCGCCGTCGTGAAGCGGACGCGCTCCGGTTCCCACgcgctcgcgccgccgccctctCGGTCTCCGGCCGCCGTTCAGCCGCCCGCAGAGAGCGGCGATGGCAGGTTGTCGGCGGACGTGTCCGCCGTCGAGCCTGCCGGGAGGCGAACACGGTCCAAATCCAACCCGCGCCTACCTCCTCCACCGACGGCGCAGAAGAAGGTTTCCTGGGCG ACACCAGTATCTGATACAAGCAAAGAAGGCAGTAAGCAAAGAGCAGTTCCGAACGCCAAGATGAGGACAAGGACGCAACCACCCAGGAGAGGAGAAGGAGCCGCAG GCGAGGCAAGCAATGCGTCGGTGATCCCTCCTGGAAATTTTGATCTAGAAAGGCAACCTCGCATGCAACCTACTCATTCCGAG CAACAGCCAGATGGTACAAGGGGTCAGCGGTATCCGAACAAAGGCGAGGTGCAAAAGGAAGCTCAAAGGAGAAGCAAGAGACAAGAACCGAGTGGAAGGGAAAACCTGAGCAGAG CACTTGTTCCTGCACCGGTGAGAAAAAGCACGAGAAGAAAGTCAAGGCCTTTGCAGTGGTGGCTTGGTGAAAGGTTTCTGTATAACA ATTGGCTACCCGGCGCAATAGGCATTAAATCATATTCTCACGGTGAAGATGGCAAGGTTGCACTGAGAGTGGAATCCTTCCTGCCCAAAAAATATTCAGATCTTGTAGCGAAAGTCGGGATGTACTGA
- the LOC125530843 gene encoding pectinesterase-like — MLMLCALPMHLSTHNALLLATMGMHGGTSWRRRTQEAVAVVLALATLGAVAAAVEQHQHETTSKVAGGNAADVSWTEASGVNVTAICSSTPYPGACRMALSSSASRAAKDPFAASVQFAMARAASARVLARNLSSSRRSRAVLPPSGMDDCAELLDISHGLLGDALGAGSAHDATTWLSAALTNQDTCADSLDAVPASSGCEGVRQRVGALAEFIGTALALHASLKGGSATPPPSATPTQSSTPSNRAFPSWVSDHDRKLLESAAGGMTPDAVVALDGSGTHRSIGEAIAAVTAAAMAPVGSSKAGAGAARKVIYVKTGRYEETVRISRRQRNVMLMGDGKGKTVIVGHRSAADGYTTYASATVAAMGSGFIAKGLTIINEAGPDKSQAVALRVGGDLSVVYQCDIEAYQDTLHTHSNRQFYTEDNISGTVDFIFGNSAVVIQNCDIRPRKRRSGQKDMITAQGRTDRNQNTGISIHKCRIAAASDLGDTKVYLGRPWKKYSRTIVMESSLDRSIAAAGWLEWSGQFALNTLYYGEYGNTGPGAGTSGRVKWAGVHTSLSTMDATRFTVRNFILGDSWLGDTGVSYTSGL, encoded by the exons ATGCTCATGCTTTGTGCGCTGCCCATGCACCTATCGACCCACAACGCTTTACTGCTGGCGACAATGGGGATGCACGGCGGGACAAGCTGGCGCCGACGGACGCAAGAAGCCGTCGCCGTGGTGCTGGCTCTGGCAACACTAGGAGCTGTTGCTGCCGCCGTAGAGCAACACCAACATGAGACGACCTCCAAGGTTGCCGGCGGCAATGCCGCGGACGTCTCGTGGACGGAGGCGTCGGGCGTGAACGTCACCGCCATCTGCTCGTCCACGCCGTACCCGGGCGCGTGCCGGATGGCGCTGTCCTCGTCGGCGTCGCGGGCCGCCAAGGACCCGTTCGCGGCCTCCGTGCAGTTCGCCATGGCCCGGGCCGCGTCGGCGCGCGTGTTGGCGCGCAACCTCTCGTCCTCGCGCCGGAGCAGGGCCGTGCTGCCGCCCTCGGGCATGGACGACTGCGCCGAGCTGCTCGACATCAGCCACGGCCTGCTCGGCGACGCGCTCGGCGCCGGCTCCGCGCACGATGCGACCACGTGGCTCAGCGCCGCGCTCACGAACCAGGACACCTGCGCCGACAGCCTCGACGCCGTGCCGGCCTCCTCCGGGTGCGAGGGCGTGCGCCAGAGGGTCGGCGCGCTCGCGGAGTTCATCGGCACGGCGCTCGCGCTGCACGCCAGTCTCAAGGGCGGGAGCGCGACGCCGCCACCATCTGCCACGCCCACTCAGTCGTCGACGCCGTCGAACCGGGCATTCCCATCCTGGGTCTCCGACCACGACAGGAAGCTCCTGGAGTCCGCGGCTGGCGGCATGACGCCGGACGCCGTGGTGGCACTGGACGGCAGCGGGACGCACCGTAGCATCGGCGAGGCGATCGCCGCGGTCACGGCAGCGGCAATGGCGCCGGTGGGCTCCTCCAAGGCAGGCGCCGGAGCAGCCAGGAAGGTGATCTACGTGAAGACCGGGCGGTACGAGGAGACCGTGCGGATCTCGAGAAGGCAGAGGAACGTGATGCTGATGGGCGACGGCAAGGGGAAGACGGTCATCGTCGGCCACAGGAGCGCCGCCGACGGCTACACCACCTACGCCTCCGCCACCGTCG CTGCAATGGGCTCGGGCTTCATAGCAAAGGGCCTAACCATCATCAACGAGGCCGGGCCGGACAAGAGCCAGGCGGTGGCGCTGCGGGTCGGCGGCGACCTCTCCGTCGTGTACCAGTGCGACATCGAGGCATACCAGGACACCCTCCACACGCACTCCAACCGCCagttctacaccgaggacaacaTCTCCGGCACGGTGGACTTCATCTTCGGCAACTCCGCGGTGGTCATCCAAAACTGTGACATCCGTCCCAGGAAGCGCCGGTCCGGCCAGAAGGACATGATCACGGCCCAGGGGCGGACTGACCGGAACCAGAACACCGGCATCTCCATCCACAAGTGTCGGATCGCCGCCGCCTCGGACCTAGGCGACACAAAGGTGTACCTGGGTCGTCCATGGAAGAAGTACTCGCGGACCATCGTGATGGAGAGCTCTCTCGACCGTTCGATCGCCGCAGCCGGGTGGCTGGAGTGGTCAGGCCAGTTCGCGCTCAACACGTTGTACTACGGGGAGTATGGGAACACTGGGCCTGGCGCGGGGACAAGCGGGCGGGTGAAGTGGGCCGGAGTGCACACGTCACTGTCCACGATGGACGCCACACGGTTCACGGTGAGGAATTTTATCTTGGGAGACTCGTGGTTGGGTGACACCGGAGTGAGCTACACTTCCGGGCTATGA